Below is a genomic region from Candidatus Binatus sp..
GATGCGGCGTGACGACCGGGGTCGGCGCGGTGCTCAATACGGCGAAGATCGAGCCGGGCTCGACGGTGGCGGTGTTCGGCGCGGGCGGCGTGGGACTGGCGGCGATCCAGGGTGCGCGAATCGCGGGCGCGCGCAAAATAATCGCGGTCGATACGTTCGAGGGCAAGCTCGCGATGGCGAAGCGGCTTGGCGCGACCGACGCGGTCGATGCGTCGAACAGCGATCCGATCGAGGAAATCAAGAAGCTCACTGGCGGCGCCGGCGTCGATTACTCATTCGAGGCGATCGGGCTCAAGAAGACCGCGGAGCAGGCATTCATGTCGCTCAAGCCGGGCGGCACCGCGACGGTGATCGGCATGATCCCGGTGGGGCAGAAGGTCGAGATCGACGGCTTCATGTTTTTGACGGAGCGCAAGCTGCAGGGCAGCAACATGGGCTCGAATCGCTTCCGGATCGACATGCCGCGATATATCGATTTCTACTTGCAGGGCCGTTTGAAGCTCGACGAGATGATCAGCAAGCGCGACAAACTCGAAAACGTGAACGAAGCGTTCCGCGCAATGAAGGCGGGCGAAGTGGCGCGCACGGTCCTGATGTTCAATTAACCTGATCCAATTTGCGGCGCGCTGGCGCAAATCAAAAATCGAAATCAAGGAGCAATCCGATGAAAGCAGCAGTCTTCAGAGGACCGAATCAGCCGCTGACGATCGAACAGGTCGATATCGACGAGCCGAAGGAGCGCGAAGTAGTCGTCCGCACGGTGGCGAGCGGCGTATGCCACAGCGATTTGCATTTCGTGGACGGCCTCTACATGTGGCCCGCGCCCGCCGTGCTCGGGCATGAGGCGGCTGGCGTGGTGGAGAAAGTCGGCTCGCAGGTTTCGTATTTGAAGCCGGGCGATCACGTGATCGCGTGCCTCTCGGTATTTTGCGGATATTGCGAGGAGTGCATGTCGGGGCATCCGAATTTGTGCTCGAACAAGGCGGCGACGCAGCGCAAGGAAACCGAGAAGCCGCGGCTCTCGCAGAAAGGCACGATGGTCAATCAGTTCGCGGACCTTTCGGGATACGCCGAGAAGATGCTGCTGCATGAGAACGCGCTGGTGAAAATTCCGGACAACGTGCCGCTCGATCGCGCGGCGCTGATTGGATGCGGCGTGATGACGGGCGTGGGCGCGGCGCTCAACACGGCGAAGGTCGCGCCGGGATCGACCGTCGCAGTGTGGGGAGCAGGCGGTGTCGGCCTCGCGATCATCCAGGGCGCGCGAATCGCGGGCGCGCGGATGATCATCGCGGTGGACAAGTTCGCGAGCAAGCTCGAGCTCGCGAAGAAACTCGGCGCGACGCACGCGGTGGACGCGTCGAAGGGCAACCCGGTCGAGGAAGTACAGGCACTGACCGGCGGCGGCGTCGATTATTCGTTCGAAGCGATTGGACTCAAGGTCGCGGCCGAGCAGGCATACGAATCGCTGATGGCGGGCGGAATTGCGACCATCGTCGGGATGGTGCCGCTCGGGCAGAAGGTCGAGGTGGACGGCTTCTCGCTGCTGTATGAAAAGCGCATCCAGGGATGCTTCATGGGATCGAATCGCTTCCGCATCGACATGCCGCGGATAATCGAGCTGTATCAGCAGGGGCGGCTCGACCTGGACGGGATGATCACGCGGCGCGGAAAACTGGAGGACGTCAATGAGGCGTTCCGCGCGATGAAAGCGGGCGAGGTGGCGCGCACGGTGCTGATGTTCGATTAGCGGCGCGAAAAATAATTTTCGAAATGCAGAGAGCCGGTCGGAAATCCGATCGGCTCTTTTCCTTTTCATCAACCCGAGAGGAGATTGCGGTTCGAGCGGTTCGAGAGAACTCAAAATGAAAACCGCATCGTCGAATTATTTTGTCATTCAGAGGCTAAGGCTGCGACGCCGAAGAATCCCGGAGCAATGCGAGCGGGGTAAAAGATCCGGGATTCTTCGCTGCGCTCAGAATGACAAAAAGTTTGACGCAAAGGTTGTTTGATCGCTCAGGCGTGTCTAGCTATCGCGGTGCTCGATCGAGATCCCTCGACTCCGTCAGACTTCGCTCGGGATGAGGGAGCGGCGCAGCCGTCGCCTCAGAGTGACAACGGTGGTGATTGGTCAGGGTTCGTCGGGGCCTTTGAAGAGCCGCATGAATTCCTCGACGGTGGCGGGCGGTTTCGCCGCGGTCGCGAGCGCGTCGCGCACGTGTTCGGCGGATTTCATCCCGACCAGCGCGACGTCGACGCCGGGCGTCGAGCGGACGAACTGGATTGAGCGTTGCGCGTCGGTGGCGAGGCCGCTCATCGCGTCGGAGACGATCGCGGGCAGTCCGCGCGATAGCTGGCCCTGCAACAACGAGGCGCTGGCGCATACTGCGAGGCCCAAGGGTTTCGCGGCTGCGAGCGTGGTGATTTTGCGGCTACCGACAAGTTGATTTGGGCGGATCACAGCTTCGGGCATCGCAAGGTTGTGCGGCAACTGGATCGCGCGGAAGTGATGCGAGTCGCCGCCGACGTCGCGCGCGATGCGGATGAGTTCGTCGAGCGAGAGCCATCCGCGCTCGGTCGGTTGCGCGCGCAGCCCGTTCCAGGTCGCGACGCCATACACGCCGATTTTTCCCGCGACGACCGCGCCTTCGAGGAAGTCGAATATCTGCGAAATCCGGCGCAGAAATTCCTTGCGCTCGACGACCTCGAGCTGCGTCTCGGGATTGTGAAGGTAGTAGAGGTCGATAGTGTCGAGGCCGAGGTTCGCGCGAGAGAGATCGAGCATCGTGCCGATATACTTCGGCGTCATGCAGTGCGAGCCGTCCATCAGGTCGCCGGGCGCGACGATACCGGACTTGACGAAATGATCCTCGAACCACGCGCGCGGATTCTCGGGCACGCCGCCGTCGAAGGTGACGTAGCCGCCCTTGGTCGCGACGATGAATTCCTCGCGCTTGAGCTTGCCCGCGGCGACGAGTTCCGCGACGACCTTGCCGATCGTGCGTTCGCTACGCTGGAATCTGTAATTGACTGCGGTATCGATCAGGTTGATCCCACCGGTGAGCGCGGCGGTGAGCGCTTCTTCGTAGGCGCGGTCGGTCTCTTCGTCAGGCTCGCCAAGGTAGGTGCCGATTCCGATCGACGAGACCGAGACGCCAAGCATCGGGCGGAAATTTCCCGGCATCGCAGGGAAGCGTTTGGCGTATTCGGCGGTGCCGTCGGCAGTCGCGCGCCCTTTGAGCATCGATGATCTCCTTGGGTCAGATGACAGCGCGCGTTGTTCGGCTACAGAATTCTCAGAGTGATTGAGTACTCAAAGTTGGTTCGTACAGCGCCTGGATCACGTTGCCGTCGGGGTCGCGGATGTAGAATGACACCGAGCCGTCGCGATGATGCTTCAGCGGATGCACGATGTCGAGGCCGGCGCCGCGCGCCCATATGTAAGCGGCTTCGACATCTTCAACGGTCGGCACGATGAAGCCGAAGTGATCGAGCGACTGGACATCGGCGTGGCCGTAAGTGCCGCGATGCAGCGCGATATTGTCCGAGCCGGAACTCAAGTATGCGTTCTCGGGATCGGGCTGCCATACGAGCTTCATCCCGAATACGCGCGAATAAAATTCGACGGCTCGATCGACGTCGAGTACTCGCAACGCCAGATGCCGCATGCCGCTGTTCTTGATCAAGGGTTCACCTCGAGCGTTCGGTAGCCGACCACGGCCCAGATCGGATCGGAGGGCGGCGAGGTCGGCTCGCTCTTGTCGATGAAATCCATGTTCTCAAACCGGCCGCCTTCAATAAAGTACCGCGCGACGAGTTTGGAGCGGTCGTAATCGTCTAGATGCTGCCAGACGGCGATCGCCTTGGTCGGGAACATCCGATTGGAATACGTCACGACGAAGGGCGCGCCCGGTTTCAGGATCCGGCCGACTTCGGCGAAGACCTCGAGCGGCCGAATCATGTATTGAATCGAGACGGTGACGACGGCGGCGTCGAACTCGGCGTCGTTGAAGGGGAGGCGCGGCTCGCGATTGAGATTGTGGATCACGATTTCGTTAAGCGCCGGATTATTTTCCATCTCGGGGCGATTCATACCGAGGCCGACGACGCGCGAAGGCCGGAGATGCGCTGGCAAATGCGATCGCCAACTGCTCATCAGGTCGAGAATCATGCCGCCTTGCGGAAGAAGTTGGGCGTAGATGTCGGAGACTTTGGCGATCGCGCCGTCGTCGATATGAACGACGAGCCGCGGCGTCGAATAAAATAGCTCATCGTCGGAGTCGTCGATGCGGAGGAAGAATTCCAGTGGCATAGGTTTGTCCATGGGGGTGAGGTCCGATGAAGGATTATGCCTGCCTCAGTTTATCCTTAAAAATCAAATAGTTAGGTGCAATTGCAAAATTTTCAGATGCGGCGTTGACGAGTCGCGGCGGTCCGTCTAGATTAAAACACCTTTCCAATTCGTACGCAGCCACCGATTTTAGACCGCGCCGCGACGAACGGGGAACCGATGGTCAGACGCGACAAAACCAACTACGTGATCCAGTCCGTCGCGCACGCGCTCGACGTGCTCGAACAGTTTTTCGGCGAAGCCGATGAACTGGGCGTAACGGAATTGTCGAAGCGGCTCAAGCTGCATAAGAACAATGTCTTCCGTTTGCTCGCGACGCTCGAAGCGCGCGGCTATATCGAGCAAAACAAGGCCACCGAAAATTACCGGCTCGGAATCAAGTGTCTGCATCTCGGTCGCAGATACATCCATCATATGGGCCTGGTCAGGCAAGCGCGGCCGATCCTGGTCGATTTGGCGCGCAAGTGCCATGAGAGCGCGTACGTGGCGATCGTGCGGCGCGACGGTGTGGTTCCACTCGAGGCGGCGGAGGCGGAAGAGCGCGCGGTGCGGATCACGCCGCCGATCGGAATCACGCTGCCGCTCCATTGCACGGCCGCCGGCAAGGCTCATCTTGCGTTCGACGCCGAGGAGCAGCTCAAATCGGCGCTGCCGGAATCGCTCCGGCGCTACACCGACCGCACGATCGTCGAGCGCGCGGCGCTGCTGGCGCAGTTGGAGGCGGTCGCGCGCGAAGGATACGCCGTCGATGCGGGCGAGTTCACTGAAGAAGTATCGTCGGTCGCGGTGCCGATCCGCGACTACACGCGCTCGGTGGTGGGATCGGTCGCGGTCGCGGGGCCGACGTATCGAATCGGGCCGGAGCGCATCATCAGCGAGATCGCGCCGAGCCTGCTCGACGCGGGGCGCGAGCTGTCTCATCGCCTCGGCTACAACGAGTGAAGCGCGCTCGCGGGCTTATCCGAGCTGGCTTTGCGCCGGGCAGCCGCGGTTAGTAATGTTTGACTGGCTCCCGGGCCGTTGTTACCTTCTCTCGGCTTTATCAGCGCTATTTTCGAGCACCTACGGCGATTTTTGATTCGCATCGATCCCGAAACCGATGCTTGGCATGAACCAATGCGTGGAGTGATTTTGCTGTGAAAATCCTGGTACCGATCAAACGAGTTCCCGATCCTGCGACGACGATTCGCGTGCTGCCCGACGGCAGCGGTATCGCGACCGACAACGTGAAGTGGGTGATCAATCCGTTTTGCGAAATCGCGATCGAAGAGGCGCTCAGAATTAAGGAGAAGCAGACCGGTGAAGTCGTCCTGATCTGCGTCGGGCAGACGCCGTGGCAGGAGCAATTGCGCACGGGGCTCGCGATGGGCGCCGATCGCGCGATCCTGGTGAAAACCGACGCGGCGCTGGATTCGCTGGCGATCGCCGGGATTATCGCGAAGATCGCGGGCGACGAAAAGCCGGAATTGATCATCCTCGGCAAGCAGGCGATCGACGACGACGCGAATCAGATCGGCCAGATGGTGGCGGAGATGCTCGGCTGGCCGCAGGCGACGTTCGCCTCGAAGATCGAGATCGGCGCCGACAAGACCACGGTCGTGCGCGAAGTCGATGGCGGCCTCGAGACGCTGGCGTTCAAGTTGCCGGCGGTGATCACGACCGACCTGCGGCTTAACGAACCGCGCTATGCGTCGCTGCCGGGAATCATGAAGGCGCGCAAAAAAGAGATGAAGGAAATCGCGGCCGACAGCCTGGGCGTCGATCTTACGCCGAAGCTGAAAGTAAAATCGCTCGCGGCGCCGCCGAAGCGTCAGGCGGGGCGCAAAGTCGCGTCGGTGCAGGAACTGGTGGCGGTGCTGCACACGGAAGCGAAGGTGATCTAGTCGCGGCGAATCGCGCTGAATCGATCGGAACATTTTGCGAAGAATTTTGCAGAAAATAAAATTGGACTGGGCGCCCGAATCTGACGGAGACGCAGGAAGCCGGACGCTGGAGTGGTAGCAAATGGGTGACGTACTAGTTTTCGCGGAACATCAGGACGGACATTTTCCCAAGACTACGCTGGTGGCGATCCACGCCGGCCTCGAGCTCGCGAAAAAGCGCGGCGGCAATGCGATCGCGGTCGTGGCGGGCGATGCGCCGGAAAGCGCGGCGACTGCGATCGCGAAGTACGGAGTCAGCAAAGTGATCGCACTGAAGCATCCGGCGCTGAAAAATTATCTCGCCGACGCGCATGCGCAGGCGTTCGCGGCGCTGGCGAAGAAGACCGGCGCGGAATTTATCCTCGCCACGGCGACCGCGATCGGCAAGGATCTGTTTCCGCGGCTGGCGGCGCGGCTCGGCGCGCCGATGGCGTCGGAAATCACCGCGATCGGCGACGACCATACCTTCGTGCGCCCGACCTACGCGGGCAACGTGATGGCGACGGTCGAGCTCGAGGGACCGATCAAGGTGCTGACAGTGCGCGGAACCGCATACGACGCGGCCAAGCCGGGCGACGCGGCTGCGACGGTCGAAGCGCAGGACGCTGAGATCGATGCGAGCGCGCTCAAGATGGAGTTCGTGTCGTTCAACGCGACCAAGAGCGATCGCCCGCAGCTTACCGAGGCGCGGATAATCGTGTCGGGTGGACGCGGGCTTAAGTCGGGCGACAATTTCAAGACGGTGCTCGAGCCGCTGGTCGACGAGATGGGCGCGGCGATGGGCGCGTCGCGCGCGGCCGTCGATGCGGGCTTCGTGCCCAACGATTTGCAAGTCGGGCAGACCGGCAAGGTCGTCGCGCCGGAGCTTTATATCGCGGTGGGAATTTCGGGCGCGATCCAGCATCTGGCGGGGATGAAAGACTCGAAGGTCATTTGCGCGATCAACAAGGACGAGGAAGCGCCGATTTTCGCCGTTGCGGATTACGGACTGGTCGCGGATTTGTTCAAGGCGGTGCCCGAGATGGCCGAGGAAATCAAGAAGCTGAAGCACTCCTAAGGTGCTGGATGCGCCGATTCTCGTAAGAAAGTCAAAGGGTTGAAACGATGGCAACTGTAGACTCAAAAACCTCGCAACAGGCACTGGACATGATTCTCGCTGCGATTGGGCTGCGCGAATCAGATTGTAAAGGTTCAGTAACAATCCAAGGGAAAGATCCGATTCTGGCCTCACGGCACCGTTTCGGCGAGCTGATGGCTGCGTCCCAAGCGGCGTTTGGCATGGCGCTCAGCGAGCTCTGGCAACTCCGGGGTGGCAAGCCCCAAAGCGTGACGACAAGCGTGCGCAATGCCGTGCATCAGCATCACGGCATCGCCTTCATGCGTCAAAACGGTCGGCAACTTCCCTTCACCGACTACGGGTCCGGTGTAGGTGTTGATTCACCCCTGAGCGGCGAGTTCTATCCGACCCGCGACGGGCGGTTCGTCAAAATCGAAATTTTCTATCCACGTCTGCGCGATGCGATGTTCAATGTCCTCAAGTGTGCTCCCACCCAACGCGCCGCCGAGGCCGCGATCATGCAATGGGATGCCGAAGCACTTGAACTTGCCATCCGCGAAGAGGCGGGCGCTATCGGTATAGTGCGATCCGCTACGGAATGGCTGGCTCATCCAGTGGGGCGCCGGCTGGCAGCCAAGCCAGTAATTGAAATTGAAAAGATCGGCGATAGCGATCCAGTGCCCCTTCCAGCGGGTTGCGATACGCCGCTCGGAGGCATTCGAGTGCTCGACTGCACCCATGTCGTTGGCGGACCGATCACAGCACGCACCATGGCCGAGTTCGGCGCGGACGTATTGCACCTCTCCAAGCCGAACTACCCGGACCATGTGAATTGGCGCTTGGAAACCGATATCGGAAAGCGCGCCGCATATTGCGATTTCGACAACGAAGCTGACACGCGCCGCTTCTTTGGGCTTCTCCAGAAAGCAGATGTCTTCACTTGCTCGTATCTGAACCTTGACCAGCGTGGTATTTCGCCGCGGCGCCTCGCCACCAGCAGACCCGGGATCATTTCCCATGAATTGCGCTGCTTCGATTTCGAGGGTGAGTGGGCAAACTTCCGGGGCTTCGACATGATCGCCGTAGCGGTGTCGGGTTACGTTGATGCGGAGGGAGCGATTGACGCTCCTATAATGCCCTTGCAGGTGATTTTCGCCGACTACCTCGCGGCCTACGCAGGCGCGGCAGGAATCGCAGCCGCACTGCGTCGCAGAGCGATCGAAGGCGGCAGCTACCAGGTGCGGGTATCTCTCACCCGGATGTGCATGTGGGCGCAGGAGCTCGGACTCCTCGACAGCAGCGCGCTCAACGGCACGATTGCCTTCGCCGATATGATGAAAGAGACAGACGTGCCGGTTACGACGATAGACAGCCCGTTTGGCAAGGTCACCTACTTGCCGAGCCTGATCGAAATGCCTGACATCAAACCGGGTTTCGTGAGAGGTCCTCAGCCACTCGGTTCCTCGCTTCTGGAATGGCAGGATTAGGAGCCGCGATGGCTGATTTGCAGCATAAATTTGTAACGACCAACGGCATCAGGATGCACTACGTCGAGCAGGGCAGCGGTCCGCTGGTGGTGCTGTGCCACGGATGGCCGGAGTCCTGGTACTCGTATCGGCATCAGATTCCGGCGCTCGCGGCGGCGGGATTTCGCGTCGTCGCGCCGGATCAGCGCGGCTACGGGCAGACCGACAGGCCCGAGCCGATCGAGTCGTACCACATTTTGAATCTGGTCGGCGACATTGTTGGATTGGTGAACAGTCTTGGCGTCGATTCCGCGGTGATTGTGGGTCACGATTGGGGCGCGCCGGTCGCGTGGAATTCGGCGCTGCTCCGCCCGGACATCTTCCGCGCGATTGGACTGCTCAGCGTGCCGTATTTCCCGCGCACCCCGGTGCATCCGATCGAAGGGATGAAGGCGCTCGCCGGCGATCAGAATTTTTATCAGCTCTATTTTCAGGAGCCCGGCAAAGTCGAAAAGGAACTCGACGCCGATCCGCGCCGCTCGATGGCGATGATCCTCTACTCCGCCTCGGGCGATCCGCCGCCGAACGAAGTCTGGAAGCACGTGTTTCCGAAATCGATGAAGTTTATCGATACCGGCGTGGTGCCGAAGCAGTTGCCGCCGTGGCTGACGGAGGCGGACCTCGATTTTTTCGCGAACGAGTTCAAGCGAGCGGGCTTTCGCGGCGGGATTAACTGGTATCGCAATTTCGCCCGCAACTGGGAACTCACGCCGTTTCTCGATGGCGCCAAATTGCGCCAGCCAGCAGTGTTTGCGGCCGGCGAACATGACGTGGTCGGCAAGATGTATCCCGGCGCGTACGACATGGCGGGTGCGTTTACGCCGAATCTCAAAAAGAAAGTGATCATTCCCGGCGCCGGGCATTGGATTCAGCAAGAGCGGCCTCGCGAAGTGAACGATATCCTGATCGAATTTTTGAAGGGACTCTAGGAAAGAACTTCACCACCAGGACACCAAGTCACGAAGTATCACGCTACTTGGTGTCGCGATGTCTTTTAGTGGTAAATTCTAGCTATTCAATCTCGAGGAGAGACTAAAGGCGTGCGGAAGTAACTGCTCCAGTTTCGTGGTTTGGGACAACCAGCGCGTGCGACGCGATCGCGCGCGTGTTGCGTGGGAGCAGTTACGATGTTCGTGCGACTTTCCGGTCTCTCTTTTTCATACGCCGATTCAGTTTCGATTCTGTCAGACGTGAGCTTCACGCTCGCGCCCGGATGGACCGGAATCGTCGGCGCCAACGGCAATGGCAAGACGACTCTGCTGCGCCTGATCGCCGGCAGCCTCGAGCCGGCGGCCGGGCAAGTGCGCCTCGATCCGCCGACGGGCGCAGTGCGCGTCTGCGCGCAAACGGTCGAGACGCTGACGCGCGAAATCGAGCAGTTTGCGAATTCGACCGACGGCCTCGCGCGGTGCCTGCACGGCGAATTGCGGCTCGATCCTGCGACGCTCGCGCGATGGCCGACGCTCTCGCCGGGCGAGCGCAAGCTATGGCAGGTCGGCTCGGCGCTCGCGCAGGAACCGGCGGTGCTGATGCTCGACGAGCCGACCGATCATCTCGACGTCGAAGTGCGCGAATTGTTGATCGGCGGACTCGAGCACTTCCGCGGAATCGGCATTGTCGTTTCGCACGATCGCGCGCTGCTCGATCGAATTACGTCGTACACCGTGCGGGTGCATCAGGGGTCGGCGCGAATCTGGCGCGGCGCGTACACCGATGCGAAGTGCGCGTGGGAAGCCGAAGAACGCGAGCGTCATGCGGAATACGAGCGGTTGAAGCATCAGCGCGAGACGCTCGCACGCCGGCTCGCGGACAAGCGGCGGATGCAAGCGACCGCGGCGGCGAATGCGCGGACCAGCAATCGCATGAAAAATCCGCGCGACCACGACGCGACGAGCATGCTCGCCAAGGGCAAAGCGCGCGCCGGTTTCGCGCGGCAATCTTACGAGGCGGGACTCTTGAGGCGCGAAGTGGATCGCGTGTCCGACAAGATCGGCGAGTATCGCTTCAGCAAGCAAGAAGGACGATCGATTTTTGTCGAATATTACGTTGCGGCGCCAGTCGCGAAAATCTTCACGCTCGACGAAAACGAAATCCGCGCCGGCGATACGACACTGCACGACGACGCGCTCGCGCGGCGCTGCACGACAGTGGAATGGCGTCTCGAGAATCATCGAATCGAAGTCCGGTGAAATCGTGGTGCGATTTGTTGGCGTCGCGTTGACACGATGCGGGAGGCGCGGCGAGAATCTTGGGTCATGGCGCTCGGCGAATTCAGAATTATCGACGCGGACGGTCACGTGACGGAGCCGGCGTCGCTCTACCAGACGCATATCGATCCGAAATTTCGCGATGACGCCGATGCGATGCTGTCGCGGCTCGGTGCCGGAAATCTTGGAATCGTGCCGGCGCTGTATCCGAAGTGGCGGACGTCGGAGCGGCCGCTCGGCGAAGCCGAGGAAGTTCACGGTCTCGGTAAATTTCCGTCGGGGCGCAATCATCCGCTGGCGTCGCCGGACGGTGGGCACGACCCGGCCGAGCGGATTCGCGACATGGACAAGGAGGGAATCGACGTCGCGGTATGCTTCGCGACGGTCGCGACGTCGGTGTGCGGCGCCGCCGATCCGGCGATGGAAGCGGCGCTGGCGCGTGCCTACAACCGCTGGGTCGGCGAGTACTGCGCGGCGTTTCCGAATCGGATCAAGGCGGTCGGTATCGTGCCGCAGCGCGACATGGAGCGATGCGTCGCGGAGGTCGCGTATCTTGCCGACGAGCCGTGGGCGGTCGGTATCATGACGTTCGGCAATCTCGACGGGATGCTCGCCGACCATCCGTATTTCGCGCCGTTGTATGAAGTCGCGCAGGATGCGGAGTTGCCGATTTGTCTGCACGGCGGCACGGACCGGCCGCCGTTTGCGCCGGGGCGCGAGGACGTCGGCAACAACATGTTCATGATGCATCTGACGGGGCACGTGTGGCATCAGATGCGCGCGATGGCGTCGGTGATCGGCGGCGGAATTCTGGAGCGCTATCCGAAACTGACGGTGGGATTTTTCGAAGGCGGCATTTCGTGGGTGCCGTGGTGGGCGGAGCGGATGGATGCTCACTACAAGCATTTCGCGCGGCATACGCCGCATCTCAAATGCAAGCCGTCGGAACATTTGCGCGGCGAGCGATGCTACTTCACGTTCGATCCCGACGAGGAGCTATTGCCGGAAGCGCTGCGCATACTCGGGCGATCGCGCTTGATGTGGGCGTCTGACTATCCGCACTTCGATGCGGAGTTTCCCGATGCTGCGGAGATTGTGGTGAAGCATCCGCGACTCACGATCGAGGACAAGCGCGCGATCCTCGCCGACAACGCACTCCGCTTCTTCAAGCGCATCTCGTTGTAATCAATCTGGTTAATCCGGCGGCGGCAACTCGGTCGCCAGGAATTCGTAAGCGAACGCCCTTGCGCTCGCTATAGCTGCCCAAACGAACATGCTAACGACTGCCTGCGGGACGGCGATGCGTCCATAGCTGAACCCGATCTGTGCATCTTTAACGCGTTCAATGATAAACGATAAGACGACAATTGGCCAGCCAACCATCTGCGATATTGCGAAGAGTCTCCAAAAAGATCCGCGCGTCCGACGCCAGCATGCGACGATGCCATCATAGCGATCAAGCGCGATCGCGGGATATATCAGAGCCAGTCGGACGCCCAATAATAGCGCCACTGCCGTCGCCGGAATCGCGACTAAGGCGGCGACAAGAATCAGGTGGCCGTAGTATCCGATCAAGATGGGGACAGCTAGCGGACCGAACGCTGCGAGCAGCAGTGAAAGATTAGCGATGAAGTATCGCCTCTCGGTGGTTCCGTAAACGTAGCTCGATCGGCCTTCGACTCCCTTGGAGCCGAGTAGTGCTATCC
It encodes:
- a CDS encoding alpha/beta fold hydrolase, encoding MADLQHKFVTTNGIRMHYVEQGSGPLVVLCHGWPESWYSYRHQIPALAAAGFRVVAPDQRGYGQTDRPEPIESYHILNLVGDIVGLVNSLGVDSAVIVGHDWGAPVAWNSALLRPDIFRAIGLLSVPYFPRTPVHPIEGMKALAGDQNFYQLYFQEPGKVEKELDADPRRSMAMILYSASGDPPPNEVWKHVFPKSMKFIDTGVVPKQLPPWLTEADLDFFANEFKRAGFRGGINWYRNFARNWELTPFLDGAKLRQPAVFAAGEHDVVGKMYPGAYDMAGAFTPNLKKKVIIPGAGHWIQQERPREVNDILIEFLKGL
- a CDS encoding ATP-binding cassette domain-containing protein is translated as MFVRLSGLSFSYADSVSILSDVSFTLAPGWTGIVGANGNGKTTLLRLIAGSLEPAAGQVRLDPPTGAVRVCAQTVETLTREIEQFANSTDGLARCLHGELRLDPATLARWPTLSPGERKLWQVGSALAQEPAVLMLDEPTDHLDVEVRELLIGGLEHFRGIGIVVSHDRALLDRITSYTVRVHQGSARIWRGAYTDAKCAWEAEERERHAEYERLKHQRETLARRLADKRRMQATAAANARTSNRMKNPRDHDATSMLAKGKARAGFARQSYEAGLLRREVDRVSDKIGEYRFSKQEGRSIFVEYYVAAPVAKIFTLDENEIRAGDTTLHDDALARRCTTVEWRLENHRIEVR
- a CDS encoding amidohydrolase family protein, with the protein product MALGEFRIIDADGHVTEPASLYQTHIDPKFRDDADAMLSRLGAGNLGIVPALYPKWRTSERPLGEAEEVHGLGKFPSGRNHPLASPDGGHDPAERIRDMDKEGIDVAVCFATVATSVCGAADPAMEAALARAYNRWVGEYCAAFPNRIKAVGIVPQRDMERCVAEVAYLADEPWAVGIMTFGNLDGMLADHPYFAPLYEVAQDAELPICLHGGTDRPPFAPGREDVGNNMFMMHLTGHVWHQMRAMASVIGGGILERYPKLTVGFFEGGISWVPWWAERMDAHYKHFARHTPHLKCKPSEHLRGERCYFTFDPDEELLPEALRILGRSRLMWASDYPHFDAEFPDAAEIVVKHPRLTIEDKRAILADNALRFFKRISL